Genomic segment of Drosophila simulans strain w501 chromosome 2R, Prin_Dsim_3.1, whole genome shotgun sequence:
ACGGCCCAGTGGTAACGATCGCATCGTGTTTCCAAAGGATGACGACGATACCAGCTCGAGATTCACATACTCGACCACAACGACAACCGAGGAACCCACAGTAGCACTGGAAAGCACAAACACCACAGAACAGATCATCATTGGATCGGAGGAGCTGGCTAATGAAAACACCACTGTGGTGCCCGTTATAGACAACCGAATATTGCTGGAGACGACCCAAAAATGTAAGCCTGGCTTTGAGCTGTTCGCAAAACGATGCAGAAAGCCGGCGTAATCTGTAGTCGCTAAGATTGATGTTAGCCAATAAAGTTATATTGTATAGAACTTTTGGTTGATTAATGAATTTTCTGACTggttagtttttattttttttttttggtgattATTCAAAACGATTCGGGGCTGACAGAAATACCCATCGAAAACCCATTTCACAATTGTGGGAGAAACGCTCTGGGGAAACTTAGCGTCGTGTAAAACGCAGTAATTTTAGTTTGGTGGCAATCGCTGTGAGTCAGTGTCTAACTCAAACTATTCCCGGTGCATTCAGCTGCATCCGTTTTTCCCTACTCTTCTGGTATGTAATTTGATGCCTTATCTGCTGTCATGAACTTAGCTTATCAGCGGctcaaaataaatactaaacTCGGCTAGATCGTCTGTTCTCGACTCGACCACGCTGCTCAGTCTGTTTTGAATATTCAACGCTGACGTTGGGTCGATTCCGTGtcgaaaatgtttttccaaCTCTTATCTGTAAGGTTGGGTGTGTCACTGATCCTTTTAATCAGTGGACAATGGACTTCAGCTCGTCCCCAGAATCCTTACTACGTGGAAAACGGCGGACATGGATATCCGTGAGTAtatcaaaaaattaattaatcaagatatgattttataatatttgtataattaataCTTTTCTTCTATTAAGGCaccatcatcgccatcatgGTCATCACGGACATGGATCAGAATATGGACCAGGATCCAATGGACCACCCCCCTTTGCCTTCGGTCGTTTTCCACCGTCTCCTTCGTATTATCCAGCTAACCAACCATCTGGAGGTCGTCAACCGTTTTATCCGAATGGTGGTGCAGTTCAAGGACAACCTGGCAGTCCATTTCACCAACATGGAGGTGGTTTTCATAGAGGACAACAGGAATACCCCTACCCTGTAGGTGATTTTAACAGGGGGCATCCAGGCCTCCAGCAACCCGGTGGAGATTTCAACAGGGGCCAACCCGGTTTTCGGCAGCCAGGAAATGAATTCAATAGACCACAACCCTCTGGAAGGGCGCCAGGACATCAACAACCGGGCAGCAGTGAGGAGCTTCCCACCTACCCTCGAGGATTGGAACCCCAGCAGCCGGGTGGTGATGCAAATACCCTACAGCCTCGACCTGGCCAAAACCCTGGTGGATTCGaacagccaaatgaaaatgaaggcGGATTCCAACAGCCAGGCCAAAATAATGGGGGGTTCCGGCAACCAAGCCAAAATTCTGGAGGATTCCGGCAACCAGGCCAGAGTACTGGAGGATTCCAACAGCCAGGCCAGAGTACCGGAGGATTCCGGCAGCCAGGCCAGAGTACTGGAGGGTTCCAACAGCCAGGCCAGAGTATTGGAGGATTCCAACAGCCAGGCCAGAGTATTGGAGGATTCCAACAGCCAGGCCAGAGTATTGGAGGATTCCAGCAGCCAGGCCAGAATTCTGGGGAGTTCCAACAACCAGGTTTAAATCAGGGACGGAAACCCGGTACTTCCAATAATTCCATACAACCGCGTCCCGGAAGCCCAGATGAAGACTTCTCCGACTTCAATTTCCAGTCCCCCAAGACTTTGCAGCCTCGACCCGGTCAGGATCACGAAACTGGGGGCTCTGGCGGAGCGCAGACAATTCAACCGATTCCCGGGCAGTCTTCTGACAATGTGGGCCAAAACATCAAAGACCTTTTCAACACCCAAGATTTTCTGTCACCAGAATTGAGCACAGCGCCTGGAGCCAACCGAGATCCCAAGTCGGATGCAGAGGAAGCAGGTCCAGAATCGGTGAATCAGCGCAGTCTCTTCAACCTGGATCCCAAGTGTGCAGAAGGACTCAAGGTCATGGCAGGTCGTTGCAGGAAGGAAGCCTAGGGAATTcgcattcaaattaaattctgaCTAATACTGTTTCATGTACacaatacatatttcattgtGCCATTAAATCTGTCATTATGTGTAATAATTAAGGCATACAATTTTTGGGGCATTTTATTCAACTGATAAGGTTGTTTATGCAAGATTGGAAGTACAAATTTCCCAGAGATTACCTCAGCATGCTCTTCGGTAAAAAATGACTTCGTAGTAGCTTACGTATATATCACTGTAACAGCTTTTGAACATCACAAAATGTATTAATcagcaaaatgcaattaagcTGCAATACGTTATCAATTTTCATGAAATATATCAATTTAGAAAATGTTATCTCTACAATATTGAATTACAGTTGTATAATTACAAAGCTGTGTGTAATTGGTTACATTGGCtaatcaaataaatggaaTGCGTTTTGCGTCTGTCATTTTTATCAATATCTTGAAGAGCACACACATAACAGGGAGAATCCCTACATAAAAGCTAGCTTTTTCGATCGCCATGGAACATTAGTTTTGAAGCGATTGTTGTACGAAGTGCATTGTATGGAAATGGCGCACCAACTTAGAAGATGGCTATATCTGATCACTTGGACGGCGATACTACTACTGCTTCAAGTCGAAAAGAAATGCTCGCCTGGTTTTCAACTGTATCTAGATCGATGCCGAAAACCAGCGTAACCAGATAAACTATAATAacaatgcaattaaataatatttcatcaGTGCCAACAATCAGTTGATTAGCTTTAATGAATATGTACTTATATAAACCGAATGTGTcggatttttaaaatatgtatgtatgtgagAACTGCaagtatttatataatttatttaagtatcaataaaaaaacacaGCTTGTAGCACGTTCTGGTATTGAACTTTAAATTTCAGAGCTTGCCTTCCTTAGGCTATCCTACGACACGTGTGATGTGGACCCGTGCGTATGTACCCCTTGGGACACTGCGATGGATCGATGTTGAAGATGCTCTGCACCAAAATATCCGAGGCTCCCGGTATATCGGGCTGACTGATGGATACTCCGCTGGGTTGGTTCTTCGGAAGGGGCGGCATGGCCATCGTCCACTGCCAGCTCAGCATCAGTAGGCCTACTACGATTAGCACGGATCTTGATAGCATCTTCGCGGGTTTCTCCAGGTGAATCGACTTCTAGCCTCGGGCTTGGGAACTGCGTTACTGAATCTAGCTTGGCTTATAAGTTGCCGATTTCTCAGTCTAAAGCTGGCAAAGCTTTTATCTGGAGGGCTTTCGGAGAGATTGCGAGAACCAAAGCAACTCTCTCTGATCGTTTTTAAAAGACAATACCGAAAATTGACCAAATGTATTAACTTGACCAGTAAATATTGGTTAGCCATcagtacatatgtacatatgcggagaaacttgtatttttaaaattagccCATGTTACGTACAATATAGGTACATCGAGGTACATCTGTGATATGTCATACTGCGAAAATGTGCACATATATTTCTGTAATAGTTTTAATCAATTATCGTTCTGTTAATTAACCAATAAGCATTTTTTTTACTCATATTATACAAAGAATCTAGCTTCGTCAAGCAGAAGCGTGTATACCTATGCATTAGttatttaaaaccaaaaaatactGTAGTACAGCGAATACGAATACTTTATAATCAAAACCTGCGAGACTACGCagctatattttatataatgaGTCGACCGATtgttatcaaattaaattcgaaattCTATAACTGGAActaatttttttccttatatttttatatttttccgcACTGACTGAAATCAATATACCTTTTGCAAGGGTATAAAAAGCTTTAAGCAACGGtaagcttaaaataaaatcttgaaaacaaacaagcaaaaaattcattttatttatttaatacacTGAGTTGTCTAGGTTTCTAACAATAATTATCTAAAATGCACTCAGTCCGTGGCGGTTTGCTAACCCATATGGTGTTATCATCCCTAGTTATATCACTTTTCTGCGAATACCGCTCGCAATTGTTCTTGCTGGGCCTTCGCCGCTGCCTCCTTGGATTCCGCACCCTGGTTCACCGCCTTCCAACCCAGCCAGCCGACGGTGTGGAGCACCAGGACGGCGATTCCGATCCGGACAGCTGGTCCGTATTTAAAAGAAGACCGGACATCGTTTTTGGAACTGTTCATAACAAAA
This window contains:
- the LOC6734875 gene encoding uncharacterized protein LOC6734875, yielding MLIRINPLVLCILPLVFFLTEARTRPSGNDRIVFPKDDDDTSSRFTYSTTTTTEEPTVALESTNTTEQIIIGSEELANENTTVVPVIDNRILLETTQKCKPGFELFAKRCRKPA
- the LOC6734876 gene encoding glutenin, high molecular weight subunit DX5 → MFFQLLSVRLGVSLILLISGQWTSARPQNPYYVENGGHGYPHHHRHHGHHGHGSEYGPGSNGPPPFAFGRFPPSPSYYPANQPSGGRQPFYPNGGAVQGQPGSPFHQHGGGFHRGQQEYPYPVGDFNRGHPGLQQPGGDFNRGQPGFRQPGNEFNRPQPSGRAPGHQQPGSSEELPTYPRGLEPQQPGGDANTLQPRPGQNPGGFEQPNENEGGFQQPGQNNGGFRQPSQNSGGFRQPGQSTGGFQQPGQSTGGFRQPGQSTGGFQQPGQSIGGFQQPGQSIGGFQQPGQSIGGFQQPGQNSGEFQQPGLNQGRKPGTSNNSIQPRPGSPDEDFSDFNFQSPKTLQPRPGQDHETGGSGGAQTIQPIPGQSSDNVGQNIKDLFNTQDFLSPELSTAPGANRDPKSDAEEAGPESVNQRSLFNLDPKCAEGLKVMAGRCRKEA
- the LOC6734877 gene encoding uncharacterized protein LOC6734877, translating into MLSRSVLIVVGLLMLSWQWTMAMPPLPKNQPSGVSISQPDIPGASDILVQSIFNIDPSQCPKGYIRTGPHHTCRRIA
- the LOC6734878 gene encoding uncharacterized protein LOC6734878 produces the protein MNSSKNDVRSSFKYGPAVRIGIAVLVLHTVGWLGWKAVNQGAESKEAAAKAQQEQLRAVFAEK